Within Oscillatoria nigro-viridis PCC 7112, the genomic segment CCAATACTATAAAGAAGAATCCATAAGTTCGATAGGTTCTGGAACAGTTGAATCAATCATTAAACGAATTGGGTTTAGGGTAAAAATATCAGGAGCGCAATGGAAGATTGAGAGCGTTCCCTCTATCCTTTCTCTTCGCTGTGCTTATCTCAACGGTCAACTTTCAATTTGATGTATTTGCCAAAGTGAGATGCACCCCGATCTAAACTATCATCAGCGATGTAGTCCCAAATATCTAGCAAATCCAGTTCAGCACGCGGGCGTTTAACGATCGTGGCCATTACTGCGGTTTCCTCCGCCGACGCTGCCGCGCTTTTGCCTTGATTGCTGGCATATCCAAGGGAGTTGCCTCACCGCTGTCTAGCCCTACCTGAATTTCCTGCCGCAATTCCTGCAAGCGAGTTTGCTGGAATTGTTCCCGTTCTTTCAACAGGCGCAACCCTTCACGGATTACCTCGCTAGCAGAATAATACAGTCCGCTTGAGACTTTCTCCTGGACATACTGCTCTAACTCTGGTGTCAAAGACACGTTCATGCCTGAGTCCTCCTGTAATTTGGGCTATTCCATTTTCGCCTTAATAACAGGGAATAGCAATCGTTGTTATTATTGTACTAAAAAACTCGCTCTTGTGTACAAGCGAGTTGAGCAATTTCTCAAGTAACTCTCGCGATCGATCGAAATGAACCAATAGACATCTCCAAAAATGAATCTGAAACCCTTATCCTGCTTAGACTTATCTGTAATTTATGGAGATGTATAATCAGGCCCCAAGTGGGTTTCCAACTAATCAGAATCTACAAGGATTACCTACAGTTGACCTGGAGAGAGCGATCGTACCCAACATTTTGAGCAAGTTCATTTTTCCAACCGCGATCGCGCTCACATCGCTGAAAACTTTTGGCTATTATGCAATGAAACTGCTAACTGCACAAGACATCCTCCAGCGTTACTCAGAATACCGGAAATATTCCGCATTTTTTAAGTGTTCAATAACTCCAAGCAAATCACTTGGTTTGGTGCGAGAACACCTCCGACTTTTATTACTTGCAGCTCTCCGGTTTCGTGGGAATATTGTCCTTTAACTTGGGCAATTGCTGCATCTAAACTAGATGCCTGAGCAATATACACCTTCTCAAGAGCACTTAGTACCCAAATAGGTTTGGGCCACTTATGTCGAGGTTGGAGAATTGAATAGTGAATCACTTGACCAGTGTACTGAACAATTTGCTCGATCGCAGTTTCCGAACAAAACTCCCCCAATTCTGACTCAATACATTGTTTGAGTTCTTTCGCAGGAATTTGCTCAAAAACTGATTCTAAGAGCATTAATGTCGGTCTTGTCTGCTCTAATTGAGTGTGTTCCTGCACGACTAATGACTCTACGAAACGACTCACCTGGTTAATGATTGAGTCAAAATCTAGCTCCATCAATAAATGACGTGACATTCTCCTACACCCACTGCGTACAGTATGGTGCAGGCTTCTCAGCGACTCCAGCTATTGCTTCGGACATTAACTGAGCTTTAAAGACGGGATGACCCACCGCCCTATTTTTAATCACGATAGCTGCATTATGGTCGCGGTCAAGACTGCATCCACAATTCGGACAGTCGTGCCATCTTTCATGCAGCTTTTTTGGTACTTTTTCACCACAACTAGAACAATCTTGTGAAGTATTGTAGGCACTTACTGGAATCACCAACAAACCAGCATTTACGGCTTTGTTTGTCAGTATCGACAGAAACCTTGACCACCCAGCATCCAACACAGATTTAGCTAGCTTTGTACGAGCAAGTCCCTTAACATTCAAGTCTTCAACTGCAACAACATCATATTTCTTCAAAAGATCGTTGGCAGTTTTGAAATGAAAGTCTTTACGTTTGTCCGCTACTTTCTTGTGACACTTCCCCAGTTGCTTAACTGCTTTTTGCCTGCGGTTACTGCCTTTTTTGCGACGTGAGACTCGCTTCTGAATGGTTCGCAGGCGTTTTTGAGCTTTGCGGTAATGTTGAGGAATTGCCACAGTCTCGTTTTCTGAGGTTGTCAAAAAATCTTTCAGCCCTACATCAATTCCAACAATCTTTTGAGGATTGAAATCGGGTTTTATTTCAGGGACTGTTGAATCTTCTAAGCTGAGAGTCACATAGTAACCATCAGCTTTTTTGGTGATAGAGACAGTTTTGATTTTTAAGCCAGCAGGTATTGAACGGTGTAAAATAACTTTAACTTTTCCGAGCATCGGCAAGTTGATTAAGTTATTTTGTAGACAGCCGTCTTTAACTTGAGGATAAGTAAACGTGCGGTAACGACTACGTGGTTTAAATCTTGGTCTACCGCTACGTTTTCCGCTGCTATCACCTTTTAAAAAACGCTCGAAAGTTACTTTAACTCGTTTAACTACATCTTGGAGGACTTGAGAGTAAATCCCGGCATACCAAGGATGAGTTTTTTTGAGGTGAGGTAACGTCTTTTTCTGACTGTAGTAATCTGGATTATCTCGCAGTTCAGGCAAGTAGCAAACTAGCGGACACGCATTGATGGAGGAGCGGTTTTGTTCGTACCAGTTGAATCGATCTGCCAACAAATAGTTGTACTGTGCACACAACATTGACAACCATCTGTCAATCTCAGTGGCTTGCAACTTTGTTGGACGTAATCGATACTGGTAAGAAGTTCTCATTGCTGCGGGGCCAATATTAAATTGCAGTCGCTACTTATCAATTAGTGTTACTGTACTTGCATACGTTACTTGCTGTCAAGTTTATGAGTGAATATTTTATTCATAGAATCAGAGAGGTTTCTATCCTCAAATGTTAATTTTTATTACCAAACTTCGACTGGCGACATAATTATGAAATGATCAAAAAAGTGTATTGAAGGACAAAATAGACCCCTCGAATAAAGAGTTTGTTTATCTCGTCATCCACCCGCCCACCGCTCAAAACATAGTTTTGAATTGGTTGACGGGTGGAATCCTCGCCTCACCGCGCCTTTCATCCCACACTATATCGCTTCGATTAGTGTGGGGATTCCCGTCTGTTTAGCTAAATACTCCCTTAACAAATTTCTTAGCTTTTCATCAGAGATATTGATACCGCAGGTTTTTAGATAAACTGAAGGTTTATTACCCAAATTCCGACCGCAGCCAACTTCTTCATTAGCTGCATCTTCTGCTTCTATCAGTTCCATCAAGCGCGGATAAGCTGTTAGTCATTTAAATTTATTGCCTTAACCCCTTGCAGTATGGGGTCTGGCCCACAAATAGTGCAGTTTGAATGTCGAACAGCTTAACTGGTTGTATCATCTATTGTGGATTGGGGCTGGGAGGGAATTGAATTACTCATAAAAAAGCTCGGTAAGTGGGAAAGTCAGTTACATTATAGTCATAATTTTTAAATTTAAATTCAAACAATATTTTCCCATCCACCTCTCTGTTAAATTTTTTTTAAAATCTAATCCTTCCGAATTAAAGTCGCACTTAACAGTGCTGCATCGGTGAAGTTCATACATCTGAGTTCACCGTTATGAAAAAACTCCTCGCTATCGCTCTAACAAGCCTTTTTGCTCTTAATGACAACAGACGCTAACGCAGCCGTTTGTAAAAAGATTACAGATAGCAAACCAGGCTGCGACTTTTTAGGCGGCCCTGGGGATAGCCTAAACAACTGTTGCCGACTCTAAAGTTGGCAACTATTTTAAATCCAAACCAGGCAACCACTGGTTTTTTTTAGACCAACCGCCATCCTTTATGTCTCTTGCCTTATTCCTAAAGTTCAGGACTTAAATTGATTTACCAAAAACTGACTTAAGTAGTCAAACAAAATTAATTACACAAACAACTAATATGATATAATAAAAAATATCAAGTTGTGTTCAAAGAGGTTTTATATGTTTTTCCTTCGAGATATTAATCCACTTTCCTTGAAATTGCTAAACCGAATTTATCGCGAAAGCAGACATCATCAAGTGCGCCTAGCAAGCACAGTTTTTAATTTTGGCTTCACAAAATATCAAAAATGAAAATTTAATGAAAATCTTTAAAATTAGTTATAAGACCATGTATAACTGGTTGAATCGATGGGAAGATGAGGGAATGCTCGGATTATATAATAAACCAGGTAGAGGCAGAAAAGAAACATTTAATTCCGCACAATCAGATCAAATTAGAGACTGGGTAAAATTGCAACCAAAACAATTAAAGCAAGTAGTACAAAAAATCAAAGAAGAATGGTCTATTAATATAAGTACGGAAACAATTAAGAGAATAAAAAAAAAGGATGAGTTGGCATAGGATGCGTCGAGGTGTTGGCGGCAAGCCAGACCCCATAGAATACAAGGAAAAAAAAGAAAAACTGTCAGAATTAAAACACTTAGAATCTGAGGGAAAAATTGATTTATACTATTTGGATGAATCCGGATTTTGTGGCATTCCTTGTGTCCCTTATGGATGGCAAGATATTGGTGAATATTTGTCAATTGATAGTCGTAGAACTAAGCGTTTAAATGTCTTGGGAATCATGAATCGGCAAAACACTCTTCATGCTTATGTTTCAGAGCAGACTATTAATTCTGATGTAATCATAGCCTGCATAGATACTTTCTTTGCTGTGGTGGAGCGGCCAACAGTTATTGTAGTATATCGACGCTTCTATTCATACTAGCAATGCCATTTTCGAGAAAATTGAAGAATGGAAAGAACGCGGTTTAACTATATTTGAATTGCCTACTTATTCACCTGAATTAAATTTAATAGAGATTTTGTGGCGGTTTATCAAATATCACTGGCTCGAAATAGATGCCTACTCTAGCTGGCCATCTCTTGTTTCATCTGTAGAAAGAATTCTTAAAGAATTTGGAGATAATTATGTAATTAATTTTGCTTAACTACTTATAACTCAATACGCTTGGGTTAGCGCTTTCAGACGAATTTCATTTCACGGATTTTTGGGAATTCCAGATTTGTGAAAGGAAGTCAAATTATTCTGAACCCAAGCGTATTGACTTAAAACTCGTATACTTCCCAAATACAACCCATCATCCTCAAGCTATTTAATGTCGAAGACCTCCTTACAAATAGTAATATTTTGTGCATTAGGGACAGATTGATATTCTTTCACTTTTTTATAAACGGAACTAATTATGAAACCTAATCCACTAAAAGAGCAGAAACAATCAACCGCTATCCCAACTGTTTTGAGTCCAGACAAACTTAAAATAGCTCAGTTGCAAGTTACACTTAAAACTCCTTATCAACTGATCGATACTGCTTTCAATCTTGAAACAGCCCTTCAACCATTCCAACAAGCCAAAATCATCGGTATAGACTGCGAAACAACAGGGCTTGACCCCTACAAAGCCAAAATTAGATTGTTACAACTTGCCATTCCTGACCATCCAGTAATCATTGTAGATTTATGGGCAATTGAACCGAGTTCTCTCGAACCATTACGCTTGCTCTTAGCGAGTCCTGCACTGAAGGTAGGTCACAACCTCAAATTTGAATGGCAAATGCTCGCTTTTGCCGGACTGGAACCATCCAAACCCTTTTTCGATACCTATTTGGCTTACCGAGTGCTGACGGCTGGACTAAAACGGCATCTGTCCCTAGAGTCTGTTACTGAGAATTTGTTGAAAGTAAAGCTAGACAAAACGCAGCAAGTTAGCAATTGGTCGGGAAACTTAACACTCGCTCAACTGCAATATGCTGCTACCGATGCTGCAATCTTACTCCCGCTGGCTGCTGCTCTGCAACAAAAACTGAAAGCTTCTAAGCTTTGGAAAACTGCTTTACTAGAGTTTGCTTGTCTGCCTGCGGTGGCTTCTATGGAACTCAACGGAATGCTTTTAGATAGAGAACAGTGGAAAGTTTTGGGACTCAAGCTCTGTTATCAACGCGACTCTCTTTTAAAACAAATTAATTC encodes:
- a CDS encoding type II toxin-antitoxin system ParD family antitoxin, encoding MNVSLTPELEQYVQEKVSSGLYYSASEVIREGLRLLKEREQFQQTRLQELRQEIQVGLDSGEATPLDMPAIKAKARQRRRRKPQ
- a CDS encoding RNA-guided endonuclease InsQ/TnpB family protein; translated protein: MRTSYQYRLRPTKLQATEIDRWLSMLCAQYNYLLADRFNWYEQNRSSINACPLVCYLPELRDNPDYYSQKKTLPHLKKTHPWYAGIYSQVLQDVVKRVKVTFERFLKGDSSGKRSGRPRFKPRSRYRTFTYPQVKDGCLQNNLINLPMLGKVKVILHRSIPAGLKIKTVSITKKADGYYVTLSLEDSTVPEIKPDFNPQKIVGIDVGLKDFLTTSENETVAIPQHYRKAQKRLRTIQKRVSRRKKGSNRRQKAVKQLGKCHKKVADKRKDFHFKTANDLLKKYDVVAVEDLNVKGLARTKLAKSVLDAGWSRFLSILTNKAVNAGLLVIPVSAYNTSQDCSSCGEKVPKKLHERWHDCPNCGCSLDRDHNAAIVIKNRAVGHPVFKAQLMSEAIAGVAEKPAPYCTQWV